ATGAAGTTTAAAATAgtcaataaactaaaataacaatAGTATATCacatttaaatttaatacaatttcaagttattctaataattaaacataaaaataaagacaattaaaaatgtttaacaaacaacaaaaacaaacacactttaaaattaaataaaaactgaAACAGCCACTTTAAAGctaaataaaaaccaaaacagCCACCATGCTTAATCTGAATCCACACCagattcatcatcatcttctctgATTGGTGcaatttctacaaaaataaaacaaagaaatcaATGAGGTCGAAGATTCTACCATTATCAAtttataacatttaaaaaattaaaaagtttctAACAgaccagcaacaacaacaaaattataGCCATAACGAGGTCAAAGATTCTACCATTATCAACTTATAACGttcaaaaaatttgtttttttcaaCAGACCAGCAATTTTAACTTTCTAAATTCCAAACTGTATAGGCAGAAAAGTTTAcagcattttcttttaatggtAAGTAATTGGGTTAGGTACGATTTTGCTCCCTAAGGTATAGGCCTCAACTTTTTTTTGTATACAAAATCGTTTTTAAGgtttaacttggttttaaaatcgtctttaCCTTAGGACCAAAATCGTATGAAGGTGGCGGCGAAAGCAGAGGCAGAGGTGGATCGTGAacatcttcttcttcccttcttccttctccttcttcaattTTCCCTTTGCAGGAGCAGAAACACTCTCTGtcttttttctataattttttgttacgggtaatttggtccaaaattttaatatttaagtaaaaaggacaattttaaaacttagtttTAAACCTTAGGGAtgattttgtatgcaaaaaaaaaaggttggaaacgaaaaatatttttaccttataccttagggaccaaaatcatacttaacccgaCTAAGTTACTAACCTCAGAAGAAGACATTGTAAATTGCAGGAGAGGGCTCGGACTAAAGTTGTTGCTCGGTGACAGAGAGAACTATTTGGTGACGAAGAGGAACTGCTCGGCGATAGAGAGTGCTGCTCGGCAACGCAGAAGAAGTGCTCAGTTTAGGGGCTGCGACAGCGCGAACTGGATGACGGCGCAGACTAGATGACGCTGCGAACTAGACGACAATGCTCTCTAGCTCTCTGCTACGCCTGCGATGGAGATGACTGCTGTAGTTGCGACGATGTCCTTGAGAGCGACGATGGACGACTTGCGATTAGAGGACANNNNNNNNNNNNNNNNNNNNNNNNNNNNNNNNNNNNNNNNNNNNNNNNNNNNNNNNNNNNNNNNNNNNNNNNNNNNNTTGTGGTTGCGTGAAAGCTGAAATGGAGTTAGAGTTAGAGATTTGGAGATTTTGTTACTAGATTAAAGGGTAAACTAGTAAAAAGAAGTATTACTGTTCGATTTGATTTCTGCCAAGCCAACTGAAAACTAAATCGAACCGAtcgatttaattaaaaaaataaaaaaaaaattagttttttgatttttaattcaattgttaaaaattttgattccATTTTACAATAAATTTCGATTTCATTCGATAACTTACACTCCTATTGTTTCATAGCtctttgttttaataaattgtTTAATAGTCAAAGCTATTTGCTATTAAGTTGGTTAAGGTTAGCCATCTTCTTTTTGTAAACTTCCTCTCTATTATAGTAATTTGTTGTCTGcttcttgttttaatttgttcttgAATTGTTGATATAGAAAAAATTGTATGGTAATTGATGGGTCAAAATGGCAAATAGATGGATCGGATGAATATTGGATTGGACCATAACCATATGGAGatccaaaaagaaaacaaaccaTTGTATCATTTTGATTTCTTAGAAAATTGTTAAAACattcaataatattaaataattcattttgagttaattttttgagttaataatattgttgttgattgtttaattttttaaatcattagataaaattgtaaaattttaaaaattattgaattaaaaaatttaaaattatatattaattttttaataattttattttatatttaattaaatcgatTCAATTACAGTTTAGTCCGGTTAGATCATTAAACTATTAAACTAGAGGCCAACGATAAACAATAACTCCCCCAAACACAAAAGAGCAACTCTTCTCAAAATCTCAAAAGATGCTGAATTAGAATCCATTCTAACTAAGGATTCTTGTGGtattatttttcaaacaataGTATAAAAGGTAATTATTTTTAGACTTATTTATAAACTAATATAGTATATAAAGGTGAAAATTCAGACAATTAGTTTCATGTAAAATTGTAGCTAAGagcttttaaataatttaacatatttaattaaattatcatttaacaatttttaactatcaacttcacataaaattaaCTGCAATtgcatataaattaaaaaaattagaagaataagaaaagaaaagaaagaagagaataaagaaattgataattattaCATGGGATTTAACTCATGAAAAGCAACCAAGGTCTTGAAAATTTCATATATAAGCCTTGCCTCAAAAGCATCACCAGAAAAACGCATAGAAAATTGACGAGGCTTTGGGATCCTTTTCCCACCAAACACAACATTATTCTGAGTGTTCAATGATCCTATGTTGCCGGCTAACCTTAACATGAAGTTCATATATACATTCTTAAGCTTAATCAACATCTTCAAATTAAAGGTGATCTAATTACCCATCTAACCTTTGGAAGTGTTCTTATCCTCCAATAATACTTTCTAGGCCTTCTTTTCAACCACCTTATGACCTTTGTTTCCTTCCCCGCTGCCGGAGCTGCCACGTTGGTAGCAGCGCCTCCTCAAGTAGCTCTTGATGCCGCCGTAATAAGTTGGCTTAGATGACAATAGTGACTCAGTTTCCATGTGTGTTTGTGAAGTGAATAAGGGAAAGAAATGAAGTGAAGTGAATATATATAGAGTAGTTAGTGTTTAGATATTAGGCATCgttgtataataataataatagagaaTTTAATTTAAGAGATTAATTTTATAAAGTAGTTATGTGTATGTGTGAATAAACATGACCAACATTATGTTGTCCATGTATGTTTTTCTGAAATATTCTCTCCCTTTGTCTACCAATAATATTGTGATGGGTGTATTATTTGATCTTGACTAAATTGTTAacctctaaattttattatttaaaattcggTTTATCTAACATAATTTATGTTTTCGACTAAAGATATATGAATGATTATACATAGAATTTATAAAAGATTAAGTTTGGGTTgaaagacaattttttttattccaatcaaataatagaaaatgaTTGTTTTTTggtcgaaaaattaaataaataaaataaaagaattttattttattttaatttttggtgaAGAACTAATTAACATGGATGGGTAAAGATAAACCGGACATCGAATCGTCCTTGGCATGTCTCCTACTTTAGAGTTTAGACAACCTATTctacattaatttaattttttgtgtccGTAAGCTAAGCACGAAtgaagattttattttgatttacatgtaattaaataattagctTTTAAAAAGTTTAAGGCTTGAAAATGTTGTTATGGGGTCCTTAGCCACAATAGAGATTTTGTTGTCTAGACACAGACCCTGTTCCTCGTATTTGGGCACATTAAAAGACAAACACAGTAGAAAGGACCGTCATATAAAACCATAACATCCTTAATTATTATAATACGTTAATTTGTTATAAAGTTTAGGGTTTTTGATatagtaaaaatttatatacaattagttatttttatgtgaaatttataattattaataataatttagttaaatttattaaattagttaattattaattttacgaTTGGCCAAATTTTGCTACAAAATTTGTAGATAATAGAAGATTGAATGAGAAAATAATGTATTATCGTATCTAAAATCATATCAAATCTTAATAAGATATATTTTAGATCATATTAAATCTCAATCAAATAATTTTGTATGTAGTTTCCCATAATATATTGTGgataatattttatctattattcTTCAAATAATGATTGTTACTTATTGTCTAAGTTATTAAgataaaatacatatatattctttatactattaataataaatcaaGATTAGTTTTAATCTACTGTAAAATTAAATACGTGAATTAAagaataatttgaatttgatttcctAAAATAATGAGTATATATGATATCTCTAGTAACTAATTAAGATAATTTCGATTATTATTATCTCATTCTAATGACCAGAACTAGCACGGAAATGGTGACACTAAACATACATATCCATAAAACAGTTAATTACATGTAACTATATTCAAAtttcataattattaaaataaaaatagaatgtatcttaaattaataataagatTTGATATACAATTTATACACTACAtatgtcaatattttattataaatagcaGTATTAGGCGTGATAATTTTGTCACACTTGGTTAATAATATTCTTAATCTTTATTTCTATTAGTaagttaataataatacaatGGCCAACAAAAACTACTCACTTCACTTGGTTCTTATCGTGACTTGCATTGCTATCATGACTGCGGCAGTGGCCGGAATGCACACGATAACAAAGACTATATCTTCGCCATCATGCAATGGGACGATAAGGAAGTGCATGGAAGTAAAGAAGGAATTTGAGATGAATTCAGAGAGCAACATGGAGATATTTAAATCAAAGAATAAGGTAATAGGAAACGGTATAATGGGAAGGAATGGAATTCCATGCTCGAAGAAAGATAATACCACCAAAAATTGTAGACCGAGTCTTCCTGCCAACCATTACAAATTACAATCGTGGCTGCAGTGCCATTAATCGATGCAGGGGTGGTGGTGGCTCTACCCATGATTAAattattcatcatcatcttcttttttttcttaattatttatttagttatctAGCTAGATTTATGGTTGTTCTTTGTAtattcattttgattttttaggaCCCATTATTAATCGCTATTAGTAATAGTTTGTTTTATATAGTAGTAGTGTTATGATTTTACTTGTTTCGATTTAGTTTAATATTctatgtaaatataaaaagtttaataaaataaaaaaagaagaggagtcTCCTAATTTAACTTGTTTTTTATGTTACCATTTAGTCTCTCTTAACTTActcttattgttattttctttagcTTTTGTCTTTGATTACTTATCCATagaaaaatttctaattttctattaATAACGTCactcttgtattttttttttcagtcaatatgttatttttgttcAAAAGCTTAGATGTTCGGTTACTATTATTAAACATTTATCTTTTCTCAGCctccttttttttgtatatagaaAATTTAGTGATATTCCAACAAAGACTTTACAATTATTTTCATAAggagatattttattttgatcattaaataataaattgtaaaatttaattttagtatattataatAGTGACTAATATATttagtgaaaaaataaaaagtgatagaataaaaatttagttagtaTTAGTTTTAATATTAATCCAATATAAGAAACAAACATGTAAATATGTAATAtgtattctaaaaatttaaataaattatgatagaattaataaccacaacaaatattaaaaaaaaaactttcccTATGAGTAAGGAAGGATTACAAACTTGTGGACACAAATATGCCCATATTAGGCCAAAATTATAGTCCATGGTTTATTATAATAGTTAATTTGTtatagggtttaggatttttgaTATAGTGAAAATTTATATGCAATTAGTTATTTTGATGTAAAGTttatcattattaataatattttagttaaatttgttacattatttaataatttttaattattacttttacgtaaattttcacattttcatatattttatataaagataaaaatttaggtgtaattaattttatgtgaagttgataattaaaagctgctaaataataatttagtcaaatattttaaattatttaacaacttttaattattaatttcacataaaattaacTACACTTGAATTTTCATGTTATAAGAAATGTTATATACTTTCATGCGAAATCCTGCACTTTCATATTGTTTCATGTCATGTACAGAGACACAATTAACTACATATTTCATTGTAGACTTTTGtgcataatataataataacatatGAAAGACTTTAAAAGGGTATAATAATCACATACATTTACAGTTCAAGTAAGAATTTgttgaatcaaattaattattatattatatatgtttccACGTGAATGAAGCACAAATTAATTAGCAGTAGTTTTTAATGTAGCAAATGCAATTTTAAACTCTCATTAAAAGATAGACTAGCTCATAACTTTACTTTTAttctgatttaattttctacatACTCTTCTAGCTAGCAACACATAATTGATAGTTTTCTTCAATATTAATAAAAGTGtagcaaaaaatgaaaaacaatgaTACCTTAGACAAAGGCTAcgttttttaggttttagaaACACTTTTATAAGAAATGTCTATACTAATATTACTTATTTTCAAAAGTTACGATCAAAAGTTATATTTTTGGCCTTTGAAAATAGGGTGCATCTTTTAAGTGATATTGTTTAGGATCAAAAATGACCTTTTTCAGTTTCCATACTTACTAAAATAGGCTACACTACTATACTTACTAGAATAAGCTATACTACTGCATCATTTTTAAAGCGTAGCCACATTGTATACTATAACTACTCTATAAAAATGTAACATTAGATCCCTcattgtttttttgtttttacttatacataatattctaataattttttgtacaatataatatttagtaatataattacatatataattctgtatttttaattaaatgagttaaatattataacagaaaaataaaatacataattatattaaataatttctttaaataaaaaaattatttataaacaaaatatatttataatgaaTCAAAAGTATTGGAatgaagttaattttaaatattcataCATCTCACACTAAATTAAGCATAGCCATACCAAAATAAACATGAGACCACTTAAAATTTACCACTAATACTCTGCGAACAACTAAAACATTATATCCTACATAAATATCTTCTAATAAAAGGCATTAGTCAACCATACATGTATCCATTCCTAACACTATTCCATCTTAGccaataaattaaaccacaatGATAAATTAACGTCCTCAATATTATCCtacataattatataaaaaaaataattaaaaaaatattataatgacatttgcaattataaaaattaaaaaatcaaaccgAAAATTATTAGAAACCAAACTGACAATAGTTGTGTAAATTAAGAATCAATGTAAAATGAGACATTTTTTTTCCCATTTATTATAATTCTaggcaaaataaaataaaataaaaaacactcaAAAAGCTAGGTAGCGTAAAGATTTCTCCACTGGAATATCATTTGGATAGGGAAGgtaattttaagtattttatgtTAGTTCTGTTTTGCCCACCAAATTAAGATCTAAATTCAAGAAAAACTCTAACATGCAAAGGAATTGAAATACTCCACTTCTGTTCAGCTGGCACAACTAGCAAGAAACTAGTAAACAGGTTAAATATTGTCAAGGGTAATGTTCAATGCATACCTCCTTATGCGAATAAGAACTTGATGGACTGATATTAGCGAATGTTATCCTCTGTTCCCGGATTCCAATTGTATATTAGCCAGTAGCATCCATAAATCTTCTATCTGCCATCTCTTTCAGTCTTTTTTGAACATCAGCAGGTTGGAGAGCTGATGAGTGCTGCTGTCAAATATATTACATCCTTTCCTCCCATTTTCATTCCAACAACAATATGGGTACCAAAGGTCTCAATAAACCTGGGATACTGCGAATGGAACTAGTTGACCATTGTTTCAACTTTCAAATGAAAATATagttaaagataaataaaaacaattagCATAATAGAACTAAGTTATTTTTTTGGAGAGTCAGCCCAAGTTGCACCCTGAAGTTAGTCTCAATGTGTAACTTAGAGATTACAAACTAAATGATAAGAAGATTACAGATCCAACTCAATCCTAATTTGGTTATCCTAAGTAGAATAGCAAAACAGCTTTAGCATTATCACTGAAATATAAATCCCAACACAAATAATTTGAAAACTCCTCTATGGAATTGATAAGGATTTATATTCAGCTACAGCTAGAATTCTTTCTatcttatatatacataaaatctTAATATAACGAAAGCCAAAGGCCCATGAAACCTATAACAATTAAAAGGTTAAAGAATATAATAGGAAGTGATAAAACATGTCCAAgaggtcaaaattaaaattcaaacaaTAACATTTTGTTcggcatcaaaattaaaaaaaaaatttaccatTTGAGAGCTTCTTTTACCTTGCTAATTCAGGTGGGTCCCAAGCAATCATCGGGTGAAGCAACATTATAAACCTGGGTTGCTCATTACCAAATtttggccatcaaatctcagttTCAATAGAACTATAGTGTAATGGTATTAATGCAACAATGCCTACCTTTGACCTAAATCTACTTGGTAACCATAAAGAACTCAACTCAAAATTTGAAGTAGCGTGTATTATACTCTGCAACAGGCCTTTTAACTTTGTAAAATTGTCAGCATTCTCCTGCAAAGGCATCAAAAGTAACAGTGTGAATAATAATATGCATCCAAGttacattattaaattaaatcaataattGAAAAGTAGGTTGGTGcgcatagaatattttttaaagcaGTCccagacatcttctactataaTGTTTTGTttacaaacaacaacaacaacaacaaagccttgtcccactaagtggggtcggctacatgaatcaaacgatgcCATTGTGctctatcatgtatcatgtctacagagaaatcgtttacatgtagatctcgtttgaccacctcatggatggtcttcttaggtcttcctctgtctttcgccctttgtccatcttccatctcatccaccctcctgactggatgttctatcggtcttcttcttacatgtccaaaccacctgagacgcgattcaactatcttttccacaatgggtgctactccaaatctctcccttatatcttcattccttattttatccaatcgcatatgaccactcatccatctcaacatcttcatctctgccacactcagcttatgttcgtgctcccctttagccgcccaacactccgtaccatacagcatagccggtcttatggcggtgcgatagaatttacctttaagttttaaaggcacttttttgttgCATGTAAAACAAGATGCACtctgccattttgaccaacctgcttggatcctatgatttacatcttgttcaatctctccattatcctgtatgatacacccaagatacttaaaacttttaacttttcttaaggtgttttctccaatcttcacctctatattggggttttcccttcttaaactgaacttacattccatatattccgtcttgctacggcttatgcgcagaccatacacttctaaagtTTCTCTCCATagctccaacttcttatttaagTCTTCCCTTGACTttggtaccctatcatacgctttttccaaatcaataaacaccatgtgtagatcccttttattactacgatacctctccatcatccttcttaataggtatatcgcttcagtggtagatcttcctggcataaatccaaattggttctctgttacttgtgtctcttttctcaacctccgttctatcaccctttcccataacttcatagtatgactcataagcttaatCCTTCTATAGTttccgcaactttgtatatcccccttattcttgtagataagTACCAAGGtactctttctccactcatcaggcatcttctttgaccttaaaatctcattaaaaagtttGGTTAACCAATTGATGCCTTTTtctccaagacccttccaaacctcaatcgggatattatcaggtcctactgccctgccatttttcatctgctttagagcctcttttcgtttcttgtaggcacataatgttaattttcctccttgtcatggtgtccaccacctccatggactttcctgttagagtgcctatgttccatgtcccaaatctcaaccttctgtcgcttcgacctttaccttttactttgtgaactagcttatttaccttcatccgttcacgaaaacgcgagaatccttgctcatttaacactacatccgggcaccgatgcagcggctcttgctttgacaccgtactcgagccatacggcgcgttgcttccgggcaacgacctagctttaacgcaataatgtctttgattcatgtcatgggggttcggctatatttttatgttggttgccgaagacctaacacaaccctcctcctttatccgggcttgggaccggctatgtaccgcaagtgtaacataggcggagttaCTATAATGCTTTGTTTAATTCATCAAAAATAAAACCTGGAACGAAGAGTTTGACAATTTGCAGAAAGCAAGATAGAGACATTGAAATACCTGTGACATTGTTTCTCCAAAGAGACTCCACTTTTTCTCTATCTGATTATGCCAGAATGATTAACAGAAgaagaaattttcaaattagCACTCGCAGCACACTGCATTGTTGTGATACTCTCTAAATAGAAATTGTCATAGAATAGAATAAAGAGAAGAATTCTATATATCTCATACCTAATCATCACTATCAAAATCATACTCACCTTCGAACTAAAAGTGAGAGCGAGTTAGAGAATGAGTGAAAACAGgttaaaatatttcaaattcacTCTGGCAAGTTATGATCAGATCATCAGAGAGTAGCATGAAAGTCAAGTTATGACTACGTAAACCAATCTATCAATAATTATTTCATGATATCTATCATAAATTTATGCCATTCAGTATGTAATTTAATCCATAATAATCCGTTTATCCCAAGAAAGTAATACAGTTCCTCAAGAATAACACTAATAACAACTACCAAACCTGCTGGTACTTGGTTTCCAATGAGAGAATAGCActaataacaactaacaaaccCTAACAAAGCAAGATGCAAAATAATAAAgcaaaatgcaaaataaaaaagcaaactCTAACATAGTAAGAAGCAGAAATTACAAAAGATTGTAGAACCCCAAATATCAGAACAACAAATCctcaaaaaaattgcaaaaccagAAAAATTCATACACACCTTTGATCTCTGTTCATTGCTAATGTCTCGGTTCATCGTCACTACCATCTCAGTTCTCCATCGCGGTTCGTCATCATCAAGGCCAACTTGACATTCTTCACTCTTTTTCGTTACTGAGAACAGAGAATGAGCGGTTTTGACCGAGACCGACTGAGTGGTTATGAGAGGGATAGAAAGATTCTGAGACATTAGAATGTGGAGCCGGAGTGGCGAGTGGTGGTTTCGGTCACATGTTCGCATCTCCACCCCATATCAGTCACCGTCGCAGCTCGCCTCGCCTCCTTTGTTCTGTTGCTTTCTACCGGTCGTGGTTCCGTTACTCAATGCCACCCTGTCATTAGCCATCATCTGTCCAGTGCCGGTGCCATAAATGAGTGTTGAGAGATGAGAGTGTTTGGTTTTGGAGATAAAAGGGCAAGGGTTTCAAGAGAATTAAAAAGGGAAAAgggtttttactttttagagATATCAGAGTAGTTTCAGAGAATTAGAAGGGGAAAGGGAAAAGGTTTTGCAAGATTAAGGATCACAGGTTTGTCAAGAAGAAGGGCAAAAACGGCGAAGAAGGTAAACTCTGATCTCTGAAGGAAGGAGAAGGGCGCAggtttatgaaagagaaaaattcaTTAAGCTTATAGCGCGTTTAGATTAGGAAACGTCTTGTAAGCGTACCCAAAACATAACCATCAAGATAAGGCTATGcacatattttttaagtaatgTCATAACTATGTTTATTATTCTTCTATAAAATGGTAACTCTATTCTATGAATAAGTTACGCTTTTTAAATGTAATTTAAAAAGTGTGACTGAATggatatttttcttgtagtgtaataAAGGGGCATGCATGAACAATGTTGGTTTCAAAATCTAACTAAGATAATAAAGTATAAATCCCAATTGAACAAAGTATCAATTTTGTCTCCAATGTTAATGTTTTAATcgttctatttaagtccctaacattttaaaattgacttaataTTGTCTTGCCATTaaggatccgttaacagaattgacggcgggacaaatTGAGAAGATTTTGAAACATTAGGGACTTAAACAGGATGAAAACGTTGAAGacaaatatatttgtatatacatacatgtgtggtttaatttatttttaatgtgtatttatattccggcatgtattttatactggtggctgattttggtgtacatGTAGCATAACccaaaagttaatttttaaaagatgactttttaaaagttgtagcatttatatttggtaaattaaattaaaaataactttcaatAAATACAAGCAACAAAAATGGTGTTtggtaaaatagcttttaaaacttaaaaatactattatagacgtaaatacaaatattaaatttaaaaattaattaacatatgagattatattagacttttaaattttgaaaagtataAGCTAACTTTGAAAAGCTCTATGTATCCTGATCATTTAAAAGCTGCAAGCACatgatctttttttatttaccaaacaaAAAATGAGGAATTTGAGCTTTTAAAAAGTACAAATACCTCTTCAAAAAACTTTACCAAACTAAGCATTAGTCTCTCTTAGCTTActcttattgttattttctttagcTTTTGCCTTTGATTACGTAGGGTGTGTTTGATAAACATATTGAAAGCACAAGAAGCACGTTCAATCTTTTTAAATGCTGTAATTTTTGTTTGGTTAACTTGTTTTTCTCTAAACAAACA
This portion of the Arachis duranensis cultivar V14167 chromosome 6, aradu.V14167.gnm2.J7QH, whole genome shotgun sequence genome encodes:
- the LOC110273227 gene encoding uncharacterized protein LOC110273227 isoform X2, which codes for MRTCDRNHHSPLRLHILMSQNLSIPLITTQSVSVKTAHSLFSVTKKSEECQVGLDDDEPRWRTEMVVTMNRDISNEQRSKIEKKWSLFGETMSQENADNFTKLKGLLQSIIHATSNFELSSLWLPSRFRSKVYNVASPDDCLGPT
- the LOC110273227 gene encoding uncharacterized protein LOC110273227 isoform X1; its protein translation is MRTCDRNHHSPLRLHILMSQNLSIPLITTQSVSVKTAHSLFSVTKKSEECQVGLDDDEPRWRTEMVVTMNRDISNEQRSKIEKKWSLFGETMSQENADNFTKLKGLLQSIIHATSNFELSSLWLPSRFRSKVGIVALIPLHYSSIETEI